One window of Channa argus isolate prfri chromosome 4, Channa argus male v1.0, whole genome shotgun sequence genomic DNA carries:
- the LOC137125652 gene encoding uncharacterized protein, protein MSPRGRARLAFRLRLGLPRRTASPSRPPRVPFTEGPPWAARSLTPRAAAERAERWLAANIADEHCPLSHPLSERYHQWTQLCVLDKWMDRIIRKGYSLQFATPPPSFAGILETRLSSPAHATALASELSDLLGKQAISVVPPMEENQGFYSRYFLVPKKSGEMRPILDLSFLNQFMVVRRFHMLTTASVLRSVRPGDWLSSVDLKDAYFHIPVAMQHRKFLRFSFLGVRYQYNCLPFGYSLAPRTFSKCLETALAPLRAAGMRVLFYLDDLLLLAPSREQALLQMVDLVTHLSSLGFTINWRKSSPFPAQSIIFLGVELDVPIMRARLSQERRETLLAMLHRLTPRRVVTVHSVMRLLGMMAAALSVVPLGLLHMRRLQRWFSRLQLDPVRHRRRLVMIPPSVGPDLAYWRGPRVMLDGVPLGRPSSHVSVFTDASLLGWGGTCLSQSVGAPWPEGMSLHINALELLSVWNVLQHFAPVLLDCHVLVHTDNTTTASYINRQGGVRSSRLLSIARRLLLWAHSHLRSIRAVYIPGVLNTAADTMSRGGGAPPRGMGAAHRATPRGLEQVWQSRGGPFCSQGQCPVPPLVLPPSSRFPPPWGGCILPLPLAQAAPLCISACPSDSPVTRPCERGVSHRHPCGPKASGGTVVPVTLSNAGRPALGAPVAFGRIVSGQRDDPQSPSSAPAPVGLAPERKRLADQGFSPRVVATIQGARAASTTSSYVAKWSSFQRWCSERGVSASSCPLPRVLSFLQTLVDRGLSLSTVKTYAAAISSCHEGFGDRSVFSHPLLKRFLRGVRRQRPLLRPLAPPWDLSLVLRALVVSPFEPLEQVPLRLLSWKTALLLALTSMKRVSDLSALSVSPECLSIRGDLSLAVLRPNPAFMPKCITSSFRSRVITLEGFCTPPHTSEEDASSHLLCPVRALSYYVERTSTIRRSERLFVHYREGSAGLPLSAQRLSHWLCEAIFQAYESSGAQPPEGIRAHSTRGIASSVALLRGVSVEDICLAASWSSTCSFVRFYLRDVSRPSLSSSVLSAPQSAHSGVG, encoded by the coding sequence ATGAGCCCTCGGGGGCGCGCCCGCCTAGCTTTTCGGCTACGGCTGGGGCTTCCCCGACGGACAGCCAGCCCCTCCCGTCCTCCCCGCGTCCCTTTCACAGAGGGCCCCCCATGGGCTGCCCGGTCTTTAACTCCCCGAGCAGCGGCGGAGAGGGCCGAACGTTGGCTGGCTGCCAATATAGCAGACGAACACTGTCCGCTGTCACACCCACTGTCGGAGCGTTACCATCAGTGGACgcaactgtgtgtgttggacaaGTGGATGGACAGAATAATTCGCAAGGGTTATTCTCTCCAGTTTGCCACACCCCCGCCGAGCTTCGCGGGGATCCTGGAAACCCGGCTTTCATCCCCAGCCCACGCGACAGCTCTTGCGTCAGAGCTGTCCGATCTCCTGGGGAAACAGGCCATCAGCGTGGTCCCACCGATGGAAGAAAACCAGGGGTTCTACTCTCGTTACTTCCTGGTTCCAAAGAAGTCGGGGGAAATGAGGCCAATTCTGGATCTCTCTTTTCTCAACCAGTTCATGGTGGTCCGCCGCTTCCACATGTTAACGACAGCCTCAGTTCTCCGGAGCGTGCGCCCGGGAGACTGGTTGTCCTCGGTGGACCTAAAGGACGCATATTTTCACATTCCTGTCGCCATGCAACACAGGAAGTTTCTGCGTTTCTCCTTCCTGGGCGTACGGTACCAGTACAACTGCCTACCGTTCGGCTATTCTCTCGCCCCAcgcacattctccaaatgtctGGAGACAGCACTGGCTCCGCTGCGCGCTGCCGGCATGAGAGTGCTGTTCTATTTAGACGATCTCCTTCTCCTCGCTCCGTCCCGGGAACAAGCTCTCCTGCAGATGGTGGATTTGGTGACTCATTTATCGTCTCTGGGTTTCACGATAAATTGGCGGAAAAGCTCACCGTTCCCGGCTCAGTCGATTATCTTCCTGGGCGTGGAGCTGGATGTGCCGATCATGCGGGCGCGCCTCtcccaggagaggagagagacgcTGCTCGCCATGCTCCACCGTTTGACTCCCCGTCGCGTTGTCACAGTCCACTCAGTCATGCGACTGCTGGGCATGATGGCCGCGGCTCTCTCGGTGGTTCCCCTCGGCCTCCTACACATGAGGCGACTGCAGCGCTGGTTCTCTCGCCTGCAGCTCGATCCTGTACGTCATCGCAGACGTTTGGTCATGATTCCCCCATCAGTGGGTCCGGATCTAGCCTATTGGAGGGGACCTCGCGTCATGTTAGACGGCGTACCCCTCGGCCGCCCCTCATCACACGTCTCGGTGTTCACAGACGCTTCGCTGTTGGGATGGGGCGGGACATGCCTCTCTCAGTCAGTGGGTGCTCCCTGGCCAGAGGGCATGTCTCTCCACATAAACGCGCTGGAGCTGCTCTCTGTGTGGAACGTTCTTCAGCATTTTGCTCCGGTGCTCTTGGATTGCCACGTCCTTGTTCACACGGACAATACGACGACGGCTTCCTATATCAACCGTCAGGGTGGCGTGAGATCATCACGGCTCCTCAGCATCGCCAGGAGACTGCTGCTGTGGGCGCACTCGCATCTCCGCTCCATCAGAGCTGTGTACATCCCCGGCGTTCTGAACACCGCCGCGGACACTATGtctcggggggggggggcccCGCCCCGGGGAATGGGTGCTGCACACAGAGCTACTCCAAGAGGTTTGGAGCAGGTTTGGCAGAGCCGAGGTGGACCTTTTTGCAGCCAAGGTCAATGCCCAGTGCCCCCTTTGGTTCTCCCTCCGAGCTCGAGATTCCCCCCCCCTTGGGGTGGATGCATTCTCCCATTGCCCTTGGCCCAGGCGGCTCCTTTATGCATTTCCGCCTGTCCCTCTGATTCCCCGGTTACTAGACCGTGTGAGAGAGGAGTATCTCACCGTCATCCTTGTGGCCCCAAGGCGAGTGGGGGCACCGTGGTTCCCGTCACTCTGTCAAATGCTGGCAGGCCCGCCCTGGGAGCTCCCGTGGCGTTCGGACGCATTGTCTCAGGCCAACGGGATGATCCGCAGTCCCCCAGTTCTGCTCCAGCGCCTGTGGGTCTGGCCCCTGAGAGGAAGCGCCTAGCCGACCAGGGGTTTTCACCCCGCGTGGTGGCCACCATTCAAGGTGCAAGGGCAGCATCCACCACTTCCTCCTATGTAGCCAAGTGGTCATCCTTTCAGCGCTGGTGCTCTGAGAGGGGCGTGTCTGCCTCTTCATGTCCTCTTCCGCgggttctgtcttttcttcagaccCTCGTGGACAGAGGCTTATCCCTCAGCACTGTGAAGACCTATGCTGCTGCGATCTCCTCATGTCATGAGGGGTTCGGCGACAGGTCTGTCTTCAGTCACCCCTTGCTGAAACGTTTCTTAAGGGGTGTGAGGAGGCAACGGCCCCTTTTGCGCCCCTTGGCCCCTCCTTGGGATCTTTCTCTGGTCCTCCGTGCCTTGGTGGTTTCTCCGTTTGAGCCGCTGGAACAGGTTCCCCTCAGGCTCCTGTCATGGAAGACGGCGCTTCTCTTGGCTCTCACCTCTATGAAAAGAGTGAGTGACCTCTCTGCCCTGTCAGTCTCCCCGGAGTGTCTTTCAATTCGTGGGGATCTCAGTCTGGCTGTTCTCCGCCCTAATCCTGCATTCATGCCCAAGTGCATTACCAGTTCTTTTAGGTCGAGAGTCATAACCTTGGAAGGTTTCTGCACACCTCCTCACACTTCTGAGGAGGATGCCTCCTCTCATCTGCTGTGCCCAGTGCGTGCTTTGTCCTACTATGTGGAGCGCACGTCTACTATACGCCGTTCCGAGCGCCTTTTCGTGCACTACAGGGAAGGCTCTGCCGGGCTTCCTCTTTCCGCTCAGCGCCTGTCCCACTGGCTGTGTGAAGCCATTTTTCAAGCATATGAGTCCTCTGGGGCTCAGCCACCAGAGGGAATCCGTGCACACTCCACTAGAGGAATAGCTTCCTCTGTGGCATTGCTCAGAGGGGTGTCGGTGGAAGACATCTGCCTGGCGGCATCAtggtcctccacctgctctttcGTCCGGTTTTATCTTCGAGACGTTTCACGCCCCTCACTTTCCAGTTCTGTGCTTTCTGCACCCCAGAGTGCACACTCTGGTGTCGGTTAG